Proteins from a genomic interval of Papaver somniferum cultivar HN1 chromosome 4, ASM357369v1, whole genome shotgun sequence:
- the LOC113276132 gene encoding AUGMIN subunit 6-like codes for MEREIELESAMYTNCLLLGLDPSVLGVASGNNNSNMNGVNSPTPRVGLFRHSNPKLGEQLLYFILSSLRGPIQSSKDFDKVWPIFDSAQSRDFRKVVQAIINELESQGALPRSNSRVSSLATCCGPRFVELLWQLSLHALREVHRRTFAADVASNPLPASLTDVAFSHAATLLPVTKARIALERRKFLKNAETAVHRQAMWSNLAHEMTAEFRGLCAEEAYLQQELEKLQDLRNKAKLDGELWDDRVSSSLGQNSHLVSKATRLWESLLARKSQHEVLASGPIEDLIAHREHRYRISGSSLLAAMDQSCQVPYPDVLPIHSGDTASTHGSVSTHIQSSEEVLSRVDDRSGRGHPTVDIAEILRRWTHALQRIHKQSLHLVKANDGEGPELLRSPHDGGTSGHAEFLATTLAEHRQHLASIKVLVNQLKEAAPLIKNSIAELQEEVNSISSTLPPMTNHQVRSTSPIQAQSSSGRIAEKSVDEVSDITSKLSNAQLEKVTASPTLKLPHLFSSTPNSSGKAGNAQRRQLISQVNQVENVAEVKPLDQSLPNSQVDSLPQGIDFSYVQNLRRTVREAALAAPCCNTESSQDSRSSDGSEHYFVPLSGMKYSSISPEIKSAQVRSKRLFSSPPRRKNNLILDDTDSLHDFGSQIDGYLSTLDSNYASSGPDRMFHGIGEDQDQVFSPPLLMDTSLLEDVYEDLLAPLSETDTALMEQ; via the exons atggAGAGAGAAATAGAACTAGAGTCTGCAATGTACACAAATTGTTTATTATTAGGTCTTGATCCATCAGTTCTTGGTGTAGCTTCAggaaacaacaacagcaacatgaaTGGTGTTAATAGTCCTACACCTAGAGTTGGTTTATTTCGCcattcaaaccctaaattgggtgaACAATTACTTTATTTCATTTTATCTTCATTAAGAGGACCAATTCAATCGTCTAAA GATTTTGATAAAGTATGGCCGATCTTTGATTCTGCACAATCAAGGGATTTCCGAAAG GTTGTGCAAGCAATTATAAATGAGTTAGAATCACAAGGGGCATTGCCCAGGAGTAATTCTAGGGTTTCATCGCTCGCGACGTGTTGTGGACCAAG ATTTGTTGAGCTTTTATGGCAACTTTCATTGCATGCTTTACGAGAGGTTCATAGACGAACTTTTGCAGCTGATGTAGCATCTAATCCGTTACCTGCTTCGTTGACTGATGTGGCTTTCTCTCATGCAGCTACATTGCTTCCTGTGACAAAG GCTAGGATAGCACTTGAGCGAAGGAAGTTTCTGAAAAATGCCGAGACGGCTGTGCATAGGCAAGCTATGTGGTCTAACCTGGCTCACGAAATGACTGCTGAATTTCGTGGTCTTTGTGCAGAAGAG GCGTATCTGCAGCAAGAGCTGGAAAAGCTACAGGATTTGAGAAACAAAGCCAAGTTAGATGGGGAACTGTGGGACGACCGTGTTTCTAGCTCCTTGGGTCAGAATTCACATTTGGTTTCCAAGGCAACTCGCTTATGGGAGTCTTTACTTGCGCGCAAGA GTCAACACGAAGTTCTTGCTTCAGGTCCTATTGAGGATTTGATTGCTCATCGTGAACATAG GTACCGAATATCCGGATCATCTTTGCTTGCAGCGATGGATCAAAGTTGTCAAGTTCCTTATCCAGATGTCTTACCTATTCACTCTGGTGACACGGCGTCAACGCATGGATCTGTTTCAACTCATATTCAATCAAGTGAAGAAGTACTTTCCCGAGTGGATGATAGAAGTGGGCGGGGTCATCCTACTGTTGACATTGCAGAAATTCTTAGGCGCTGGACACATGCTTTACAACGTATTCATAAGCAGTCTCTTCATCTG GTCAAGGCGAATGATGGCGAGGGTCCGGAACTTTTACGAAGCCCTCATGATGGTGGTACTAGTGGCCATGCTGAATTTTTGGCCACAACCCTTGCAGAACATCGGCAACATTTAGCTAGCATAAAG GTGCTTGTTAATCAACTGAAGGAAGCTGCCCCGTTAATAAAGAACTCAATTGCAGAGCTCCAAGAAGAAGTGAACAGTATTTCTTCGACTTTGCCTCCCATGACCAATCACCAAGTTCGGTCTACTTCCCCTATTCAAGCACAAAGTAGTAGTGGAAGGATAGCG GAGAAAAGCGTCGACGAGGTGTCTGACATAACTTCAAAATTGTCGAATGCTCAGCTGGAAAAGGTTACTGCTAGTCCTACACTTAAACTCCCACATCTATTTAGTTCTACTCCAAATTCTTCGGGAAAAGCTGGAAATGCTCAAAGAAGGCAGCTAATTTCTCAAGTTAACCAAGTAGAAAATGTGGCTGAAGTAAAACCTCTTGACCAGTCTCTTCCGAACAGCCAAGTGGACAGTCTACCTCAAG GCATTGATTTTTCGTATGTTCAAAATTTAAGGAGAACTGTCAGGGAAGCTGCTCTAGCAGCGCCCTGCTGCAACACCGAGTCTTCACAGGACAGTCGTTCCTCTGATGGTTCGGAACATTATTTTGTACCTCTTTCAGGGATGAAGTACTCTAGTATCAGCCCAGAAATTAAATCTGCTCAAGTGAGGAGCAAACGGCTATTTTCATCTCCACCCCGTAGAAAGAATAATCTCATCTTAGATGATACCGACTCGCTCCATGATTTTGGCAGCCAAATTGATGGCTATCTATCGACGCTTGATTCAAATTATGCATCTTCTGGTCCAGACAGAATGTTTCATGGCATAGGGGAAGATCAGGATCAGGTTTTCTCACCTCCTTTGTTGATGGATACGTCGTTATTAGAAGATGTCTACGAAGACCTGCTTG